A section of the Struthio camelus isolate bStrCam1 chromosome 18, bStrCam1.hap1, whole genome shotgun sequence genome encodes:
- the XKR7 gene encoding XK-related protein 7, producing the protein MAAKSDGGGGGGGPAVRLESPGGGGGGGGGGGGGGGGGRARAAAAARRYRLRDGCWVLCALLVCFADGASDLWLAAHYYVRGQRWWFGLTLLFVLLPSLVVQLLSFRWFVYDFAASTKDSAGSTKDSARGPRGCCRLCVWLLQGLIHLLQLGQIWRYLRTLYLGLQSRWQAEHRRRHFYWRMMFESADISMLRLLETFLKSAPQLVLQLSIMVQQNSIEPLQGLSASASLLSLAWMIASYQKVLRDSREDKMPMSYKGAVVQILWHLFTIAARAIAFALFASVFQLYFGIFIVTHWCIMTFWIIQGETDFCMSKWEEIIYNMVVGIIYIFCWFNVKEGRSRYRMCIYYVITLSENAALTILWFLYYDRKTTSDFDALILVCVVSSSFALGIFFMFIYYCVLHPNGPMFGPPSGGCIFRGPPAPAPGPPADVVTSPPRSLPRTTGGEREGAPGDRDSCLPVFQVRPCAPPPPAARAPRTEGPVIRIDLPRKKYPAWDAHFIDRRLRKTILALEYASPTTPRLQYRTPGAPQEVLEYETTV; encoded by the exons ATGGCCGCGAAgtcggacggcggcggcggcggcggcggcccggccgtgCGGTTGGagagcccgggcggcggcggcggcggcggcggcggcggcggcggcggcggcggcggggggagagcccgggcggcggcggcggcgcggcgctacCGGCTGCGGGACGGCTGCTGGGTGCTCTGCGCCCTGCTCGTCTGCTTCGCGGACGGCGCCTCCGACCTGTGGCTGGCGGCCCACTACTACGTGCGGGGGCAGCGCTGGTGGTTCGGGCTGACGCTGCTCTTCGTGCTGCTGCCCTCGCTCGTGGTGCAGCTGCTCAGCTTCAGGTGGTTCGTCTACGACTTCGCCGCCAGCACCAAGGACAGCGCCGGCAGCACCAAGGAcagcgcccgcggcccccgcggctgcTGCCGCCTCTGCGTCTGGCTGCTGCAGGGCCTCAtccacctgctgcagctggggcagatCTGGAG GTACCTCCGCACCCTCTACCTGGGGCTGCAGAGCCGGTGGCAGGCCGAGCATCGCCGCCGCCACTTCTACTGGCGGATGATGTTCGAGAGCGCGGACATCAGCATGCTGCGGCTGCTGGAGACCTTCCTGAAGAGCGCGccccagctggtgctgcagctcagCATCATGGTGCAGCAGAACAGCATCGAGCCGCTGCAGG GgctctcggcctcggcctcgctcCTCTCCCTGGCCTGGATGATCGCCTCCTACCAGAAGGTGCTGCGGGACTCGCGGGAGGACAAGATGCCCATGTCCTACAAGGGGGCCGTGGTGCAGATCCTGTGGCACCTCTTCACCATCGCCGCCCGCGCCATCGCGTTCGCCCTCTTCGCCTCCGTGTTCCAGCTCTACTTCGGCATCTTCATCGTCACCCACTGGTGCATCATGACCTTCTGGATCATCCAGGGCGAGACGGACTTCTGCATGTCCAAGTGGGAGGAGATCATCTACAACATGGTGGTGGGCATCATCTATATCTTCTGCTGGTTCAACGTCAAAGAGGGACGGAGCCGCTACCGCATGTGCATCTACTACGTCATCACGCTGTCGGAGAACGCCGCCCTCACCATCCTCTGGTTCCTCTACTACGACCGCAAGACCACGTCCGACTTTGACGCCTTAATCCTCGTCTGCGTGGTCAGCTCCAGCTTCGCCCTCGGCATCTTCTTCATGTTCATCTACTACTGCGTCTTGCACCCCAACGGCCCCATGTTTGGCCCCCCGTCCGGGGGCTGCATTTTCCgggggcccccagccccggccccggggccgcccgcggacGTCGTCACCAGCCCCCCGCGCTCGCTGCCGCGGACTACAGGGGGGGAGCGGGAAGGGGCGCCGGGGGACCGGGACAGCTGCCTGCCCGTCTTCCAGGTGCGGccctgcgccccgccgccgccggccgcccgcgccccgcggacAGAAGGGCCCGTCATCCGCATAGACCTGCCCAGGAAGAAGTACCCGGCCTGGGACGCCCACTTCATCGACCGGCGCCTGCGCAAGACCATCCTGGCGCTGGAGTACGCGTCGCCCACCACGCCGCGCCTGCAGTACCGCACCCCCGGCGCCCCCCAGGAGGTGCTGGAGTACGAGACCACCGTgtag
- the CCM2L gene encoding cerebral cavernous malformations 2 protein-like isoform X3 — protein sequence MDYEGKKGKKGFVSPIKRLVFPKTARRPALRGSVYRRPLHSVPLYPPDYLIDPQILLHDYVEKEVKFLGHLTWVTASLNPSSRDEVLQLLDTARTTPEQDSILSLSARCLLLTWRDNEELILRIPTHEIAAASYLRDDALHLLILKTGLGVDLVPAGAHPEAAGGSGPEPAPGGVAEKRPGGPWPEPGRLGGPMERRHTICSLDWRAARGGQEGGQGGSLERKVAGGSWEKRQGGRAFGSWERRQPRGGGERRQAAGGSWERGKVYGSWERRHAGSNPLDPQEPCPGAYSNLVILAVANRDAAEESCALICQVFQIIYGDQSIECVDRAGYHYTCTPERPWLRSRSESCRTDGTYGYDADFSCCSSFNGSHETFEAYYSGASSPSFHQSHHSLATACSGSDQSGAGLEQLQDYMVTLRNKLSPPEIQQFALLLREYRLGLPVRDYCADLLRLYGDKRKFLLLGMRPFIPDQDIGYFETFLESIGIREGGILTDSFGRIKRSMSNTSASAVRSYDSWSLRSETESFNRMITDITHDIEALARDEDEEEEDNYL from the exons atGGACTACGAGggcaagaagggcaagaag GGCTTCGTGTCGCCCATCAAGCGGCTGGTTTTCCCCAAgacggcgcggcggccggcgctccGGGGCAGCGTGTACCGGCGCCCGCTGCACTCGGTGCCCCTCTACCCCCCCGACTATCTGATAGACCCCCAGATCCTGCTGCACGACTACGTGGAGAAGGAGGTGAAG TTTTTAGGCCACCTGACATGGGTAACCGCCTCCTTGAACCCCTCCAGCCGGGATGaggtgctgcagctgctggacACGGCCAGG ACGACGCCGGAGCAGGACAGCATCCTGAGCCTGTCGGCCCGCTGCCTGCTGCTCACCTGGCGGGACAACGAGGAGCTCATCCTGCGCATCCCCACCCACGAGATCGCCGCCGCCTCCTACCTGCGCGACGACGCCCTGCACCTCCTCATCCTCAAAACCG GCCTGGGAGTGGACCTGGTGCCCGCCGGAGCCCAcccggaggcggccgggggcagcgggccggagccggcgcccggcggggTGGCCGAGAAGAGGCCGGGGGGGCCGtggccggagccggggcggctGGGCGGCCCCATGGAGCGGCGGCACACCATCTGCAGCCTGGactggcgggcggcgcggggcggccaggAGGGCGGCCAGGGCGGCAGCCTGGAGCGGAAGGTGGCCGGCGGCAGCTGGGAGAagcggcagggcggccgggccttCGGCAGCTGGgagcggcggcagccccgcggcggcggcgagcggcggcaggCGGCCGGTGGCAGCTGGGAGCGCGGCAAGGTCTACGGCAGCTGGGAGCGGCGGCACGCCGGCAGCAACCCGCTGGACCCCCAGGAGCCCTGCCCTGGCGCCTACTCCAACCTCGTCATCCTGGCCGTGGCCAACAGG GATGCCGCCGAGGAGTCCTGCGCGCTCATCTGCCAGGTCTTCCAGATCATCTACGGCGACCAGAGCATCGAGTGCGTGGACCGCGCCGGGTACCACTACACCTGCACGCCCGAGCGGCCCTGGCTCCGCAGCCGCA GCGAGAGCTGCCGCACGGACGGGACGTACGGCTACGACGCCGacttcagctgctgcagctcctt CAACGGCTCCCACGAGACCTTCGAAGCCTACTACAGCGGCGCCTCCTCGCCCTCCTTCCACCAGTCCCACCACAGCCTGGCCACGGCCTGCAGCGGCAGCGACCAGAGCGGcgcggggctggagcagctgcaggacTACATGGTGACg CTGCGCAACAAGCTCTCGCCCCCGGAGATCCAGCAGTTCGCCCTGCTGCTCCGCGAGTACCGCctggggctgcccgtgcgggacTACTGCGCCGACCTCCTGCGCCTCTACGGGGACAAGAGGAAATTCCTCCTCCTGG GAATGAGGCCCTTCATCCCCGACCAAGACATCGGGTACTTCGAGACCTTCCTGGAGAGCATCGGCATCCGCGAGGGCGGCATCCTCACCGACAGCTTCGGCCGCATCAAGCGCAGCATGAGCAACACGTCGGCCTCGGCCGTGCGGAGCTACGACAGCTGGTCCCTGCGCTCCGAGACCGAGTCCTTCAACCGCATGATCACGGACATCACCCACGACATCGAGGCCCTGGCGCGcgatgaggacgaggaggaggaggacaactACCTGTGA
- the CCM2L gene encoding cerebral cavernous malformations 2 protein-like isoform X1, which yields MDYEGKKGKKGFVSPIKRLVFPKTARRPALRGSVYRRPLHSVPLYPPDYLIDPQILLHDYVEKEVKFLGHLTWVTASLNPSSRDEVLQLLDTARQLKELPLQTTPEQDSILSLSARCLLLTWRDNEELILRIPTHEIAAASYLRDDALHLLILKTGLGVDLVPAGAHPEAAGGSGPEPAPGGVAEKRPGGPWPEPGRLGGPMERRHTICSLDWRAARGGQEGGQGGSLERKVAGGSWEKRQGGRAFGSWERRQPRGGGERRQAAGGSWERGKVYGSWERRHAGSNPLDPQEPCPGAYSNLVILAVANRDAAEESCALICQVFQIIYGDQSIECVDRAGYHYTCTPERPWLRSRSESCRTDGTYGYDADFSCCSSFNGSHETFEAYYSGASSPSFHQSHHSLATACSGSDQSGAGLEQLQDYMVTLRNKLSPPEIQQFALLLREYRLGLPVRDYCADLLRLYGDKRKFLLLGMRPFIPDQDIGYFETFLESIGIREGGILTDSFGRIKRSMSNTSASAVRSYDSWSLRSETESFNRMITDITHDIEALARDEDEEEEDNYL from the exons atGGACTACGAGggcaagaagggcaagaag GGCTTCGTGTCGCCCATCAAGCGGCTGGTTTTCCCCAAgacggcgcggcggccggcgctccGGGGCAGCGTGTACCGGCGCCCGCTGCACTCGGTGCCCCTCTACCCCCCCGACTATCTGATAGACCCCCAGATCCTGCTGCACGACTACGTGGAGAAGGAGGTGAAG TTTTTAGGCCACCTGACATGGGTAACCGCCTCCTTGAACCCCTCCAGCCGGGATGaggtgctgcagctgctggacACGGCCAGG CAGCTGAAGGAGCTGCCGCTGCAGACGACGCCGGAGCAGGACAGCATCCTGAGCCTGTCGGCCCGCTGCCTGCTGCTCACCTGGCGGGACAACGAGGAGCTCATCCTGCGCATCCCCACCCACGAGATCGCCGCCGCCTCCTACCTGCGCGACGACGCCCTGCACCTCCTCATCCTCAAAACCG GCCTGGGAGTGGACCTGGTGCCCGCCGGAGCCCAcccggaggcggccgggggcagcgggccggagccggcgcccggcggggTGGCCGAGAAGAGGCCGGGGGGGCCGtggccggagccggggcggctGGGCGGCCCCATGGAGCGGCGGCACACCATCTGCAGCCTGGactggcgggcggcgcggggcggccaggAGGGCGGCCAGGGCGGCAGCCTGGAGCGGAAGGTGGCCGGCGGCAGCTGGGAGAagcggcagggcggccgggccttCGGCAGCTGGgagcggcggcagccccgcggcggcggcgagcggcggcaggCGGCCGGTGGCAGCTGGGAGCGCGGCAAGGTCTACGGCAGCTGGGAGCGGCGGCACGCCGGCAGCAACCCGCTGGACCCCCAGGAGCCCTGCCCTGGCGCCTACTCCAACCTCGTCATCCTGGCCGTGGCCAACAGG GATGCCGCCGAGGAGTCCTGCGCGCTCATCTGCCAGGTCTTCCAGATCATCTACGGCGACCAGAGCATCGAGTGCGTGGACCGCGCCGGGTACCACTACACCTGCACGCCCGAGCGGCCCTGGCTCCGCAGCCGCA GCGAGAGCTGCCGCACGGACGGGACGTACGGCTACGACGCCGacttcagctgctgcagctcctt CAACGGCTCCCACGAGACCTTCGAAGCCTACTACAGCGGCGCCTCCTCGCCCTCCTTCCACCAGTCCCACCACAGCCTGGCCACGGCCTGCAGCGGCAGCGACCAGAGCGGcgcggggctggagcagctgcaggacTACATGGTGACg CTGCGCAACAAGCTCTCGCCCCCGGAGATCCAGCAGTTCGCCCTGCTGCTCCGCGAGTACCGCctggggctgcccgtgcgggacTACTGCGCCGACCTCCTGCGCCTCTACGGGGACAAGAGGAAATTCCTCCTCCTGG GAATGAGGCCCTTCATCCCCGACCAAGACATCGGGTACTTCGAGACCTTCCTGGAGAGCATCGGCATCCGCGAGGGCGGCATCCTCACCGACAGCTTCGGCCGCATCAAGCGCAGCATGAGCAACACGTCGGCCTCGGCCGTGCGGAGCTACGACAGCTGGTCCCTGCGCTCCGAGACCGAGTCCTTCAACCGCATGATCACGGACATCACCCACGACATCGAGGCCCTGGCGCGcgatgaggacgaggaggaggaggacaactACCTGTGA
- the CCM2L gene encoding cerebral cavernous malformations 2 protein-like isoform X4, translating to MDYEGKKGKKGFVSPIKRLVFPKTARRPALRGSVYRRPLHSVPLYPPDYLIDPQILLHDYVEKEVKFLGHLTWVTASLNPSSRDEVLQLLDTARQLKELPLQTTPEQDSILSLSARCLLLTWRDNEELILRIPTHEIAAASYLRDDALHLLILKTGLGVDLVPAGAHPEAAGGSGPEPAPGGVAEKRPGGPWPEPGRLGGPMERRHTICSLDWRAARGGQEGGQGGSLERKVAGGSWEKRQGGRAFGSWERRQPRGGGERRQAAGGSWERGKVYGSWERRHAGSNPLDPQEPCPGAYSNLVILAVANRIIYGDQSIECVDRAGYHYTCTPERPWLRSRSESCRTDGTYGYDADFSCCSSFNGSHETFEAYYSGASSPSFHQSHHSLATACSGSDQSGAGLEQLQDYMVTLRNKLSPPEIQQFALLLREYRLGLPVRDYCADLLRLYGDKRKFLLLGMRPFIPDQDIGYFETFLESIGIREGGILTDSFGRIKRSMSNTSASAVRSYDSWSLRSETESFNRMITDITHDIEALARDEDEEEEDNYL from the exons atGGACTACGAGggcaagaagggcaagaag GGCTTCGTGTCGCCCATCAAGCGGCTGGTTTTCCCCAAgacggcgcggcggccggcgctccGGGGCAGCGTGTACCGGCGCCCGCTGCACTCGGTGCCCCTCTACCCCCCCGACTATCTGATAGACCCCCAGATCCTGCTGCACGACTACGTGGAGAAGGAGGTGAAG TTTTTAGGCCACCTGACATGGGTAACCGCCTCCTTGAACCCCTCCAGCCGGGATGaggtgctgcagctgctggacACGGCCAGG CAGCTGAAGGAGCTGCCGCTGCAGACGACGCCGGAGCAGGACAGCATCCTGAGCCTGTCGGCCCGCTGCCTGCTGCTCACCTGGCGGGACAACGAGGAGCTCATCCTGCGCATCCCCACCCACGAGATCGCCGCCGCCTCCTACCTGCGCGACGACGCCCTGCACCTCCTCATCCTCAAAACCG GCCTGGGAGTGGACCTGGTGCCCGCCGGAGCCCAcccggaggcggccgggggcagcgggccggagccggcgcccggcggggTGGCCGAGAAGAGGCCGGGGGGGCCGtggccggagccggggcggctGGGCGGCCCCATGGAGCGGCGGCACACCATCTGCAGCCTGGactggcgggcggcgcggggcggccaggAGGGCGGCCAGGGCGGCAGCCTGGAGCGGAAGGTGGCCGGCGGCAGCTGGGAGAagcggcagggcggccgggccttCGGCAGCTGGgagcggcggcagccccgcggcggcggcgagcggcggcaggCGGCCGGTGGCAGCTGGGAGCGCGGCAAGGTCTACGGCAGCTGGGAGCGGCGGCACGCCGGCAGCAACCCGCTGGACCCCCAGGAGCCCTGCCCTGGCGCCTACTCCAACCTCGTCATCCTGGCCGTGGCCAACAGG ATCATCTACGGCGACCAGAGCATCGAGTGCGTGGACCGCGCCGGGTACCACTACACCTGCACGCCCGAGCGGCCCTGGCTCCGCAGCCGCA GCGAGAGCTGCCGCACGGACGGGACGTACGGCTACGACGCCGacttcagctgctgcagctcctt CAACGGCTCCCACGAGACCTTCGAAGCCTACTACAGCGGCGCCTCCTCGCCCTCCTTCCACCAGTCCCACCACAGCCTGGCCACGGCCTGCAGCGGCAGCGACCAGAGCGGcgcggggctggagcagctgcaggacTACATGGTGACg CTGCGCAACAAGCTCTCGCCCCCGGAGATCCAGCAGTTCGCCCTGCTGCTCCGCGAGTACCGCctggggctgcccgtgcgggacTACTGCGCCGACCTCCTGCGCCTCTACGGGGACAAGAGGAAATTCCTCCTCCTGG GAATGAGGCCCTTCATCCCCGACCAAGACATCGGGTACTTCGAGACCTTCCTGGAGAGCATCGGCATCCGCGAGGGCGGCATCCTCACCGACAGCTTCGGCCGCATCAAGCGCAGCATGAGCAACACGTCGGCCTCGGCCGTGCGGAGCTACGACAGCTGGTCCCTGCGCTCCGAGACCGAGTCCTTCAACCGCATGATCACGGACATCACCCACGACATCGAGGCCCTGGCGCGcgatgaggacgaggaggaggaggacaactACCTGTGA
- the CCM2L gene encoding cerebral cavernous malformations 2 protein-like isoform X2 has protein sequence MDYEGKKGKKGFVSPIKRLVFPKTARRPALRGSVYRRPLHSVPLYPPDYLIDPQILLHDYVEKEVKFLGHLTWVTASLNPSSRDEVLQLLDTARLKELPLQTTPEQDSILSLSARCLLLTWRDNEELILRIPTHEIAAASYLRDDALHLLILKTGLGVDLVPAGAHPEAAGGSGPEPAPGGVAEKRPGGPWPEPGRLGGPMERRHTICSLDWRAARGGQEGGQGGSLERKVAGGSWEKRQGGRAFGSWERRQPRGGGERRQAAGGSWERGKVYGSWERRHAGSNPLDPQEPCPGAYSNLVILAVANRDAAEESCALICQVFQIIYGDQSIECVDRAGYHYTCTPERPWLRSRSESCRTDGTYGYDADFSCCSSFNGSHETFEAYYSGASSPSFHQSHHSLATACSGSDQSGAGLEQLQDYMVTLRNKLSPPEIQQFALLLREYRLGLPVRDYCADLLRLYGDKRKFLLLGMRPFIPDQDIGYFETFLESIGIREGGILTDSFGRIKRSMSNTSASAVRSYDSWSLRSETESFNRMITDITHDIEALARDEDEEEEDNYL, from the exons atGGACTACGAGggcaagaagggcaagaag GGCTTCGTGTCGCCCATCAAGCGGCTGGTTTTCCCCAAgacggcgcggcggccggcgctccGGGGCAGCGTGTACCGGCGCCCGCTGCACTCGGTGCCCCTCTACCCCCCCGACTATCTGATAGACCCCCAGATCCTGCTGCACGACTACGTGGAGAAGGAGGTGAAG TTTTTAGGCCACCTGACATGGGTAACCGCCTCCTTGAACCCCTCCAGCCGGGATGaggtgctgcagctgctggacACGGCCAGG CTGAAGGAGCTGCCGCTGCAGACGACGCCGGAGCAGGACAGCATCCTGAGCCTGTCGGCCCGCTGCCTGCTGCTCACCTGGCGGGACAACGAGGAGCTCATCCTGCGCATCCCCACCCACGAGATCGCCGCCGCCTCCTACCTGCGCGACGACGCCCTGCACCTCCTCATCCTCAAAACCG GCCTGGGAGTGGACCTGGTGCCCGCCGGAGCCCAcccggaggcggccgggggcagcgggccggagccggcgcccggcggggTGGCCGAGAAGAGGCCGGGGGGGCCGtggccggagccggggcggctGGGCGGCCCCATGGAGCGGCGGCACACCATCTGCAGCCTGGactggcgggcggcgcggggcggccaggAGGGCGGCCAGGGCGGCAGCCTGGAGCGGAAGGTGGCCGGCGGCAGCTGGGAGAagcggcagggcggccgggccttCGGCAGCTGGgagcggcggcagccccgcggcggcggcgagcggcggcaggCGGCCGGTGGCAGCTGGGAGCGCGGCAAGGTCTACGGCAGCTGGGAGCGGCGGCACGCCGGCAGCAACCCGCTGGACCCCCAGGAGCCCTGCCCTGGCGCCTACTCCAACCTCGTCATCCTGGCCGTGGCCAACAGG GATGCCGCCGAGGAGTCCTGCGCGCTCATCTGCCAGGTCTTCCAGATCATCTACGGCGACCAGAGCATCGAGTGCGTGGACCGCGCCGGGTACCACTACACCTGCACGCCCGAGCGGCCCTGGCTCCGCAGCCGCA GCGAGAGCTGCCGCACGGACGGGACGTACGGCTACGACGCCGacttcagctgctgcagctcctt CAACGGCTCCCACGAGACCTTCGAAGCCTACTACAGCGGCGCCTCCTCGCCCTCCTTCCACCAGTCCCACCACAGCCTGGCCACGGCCTGCAGCGGCAGCGACCAGAGCGGcgcggggctggagcagctgcaggacTACATGGTGACg CTGCGCAACAAGCTCTCGCCCCCGGAGATCCAGCAGTTCGCCCTGCTGCTCCGCGAGTACCGCctggggctgcccgtgcgggacTACTGCGCCGACCTCCTGCGCCTCTACGGGGACAAGAGGAAATTCCTCCTCCTGG GAATGAGGCCCTTCATCCCCGACCAAGACATCGGGTACTTCGAGACCTTCCTGGAGAGCATCGGCATCCGCGAGGGCGGCATCCTCACCGACAGCTTCGGCCGCATCAAGCGCAGCATGAGCAACACGTCGGCCTCGGCCGTGCGGAGCTACGACAGCTGGTCCCTGCGCTCCGAGACCGAGTCCTTCAACCGCATGATCACGGACATCACCCACGACATCGAGGCCCTGGCGCGcgatgaggacgaggaggaggaggacaactACCTGTGA